The Podospora pseudopauciseta strain CBS 411.78 chromosome 2 map unlocalized CBS411.78m_2, whole genome shotgun sequence genome has a window encoding:
- the TOF1 gene encoding Topoisomerase 1-associated factor 1 (BUSCO:EOG09260H81; COG:L; EggNog:ENOG503NW6F) — MEDNEIPNDTVHPEVRAHINSLVSALGGYSVDSDDDKYKLGDDALEVLRDLKKWIRFYDEKTNRMDVARCLAEANIVCTDLLQILALWPPSDNDSKYRSKVALACYELMVPLTWPIEKDPETMTVNHHRHLPVLQLAQLNYKRAIINFDAAQILNTAIRVALPSMALPIGDRTARDQGIIKLILYFLRNIAMISPPSGINYEGDESQISRSALIDAFSFQDVFLAILTIASNMGEDFRTEDVIILEILFHLLKRVDSSKLFVSEKQLNKIKTDELTAAMNKEAAMLRSYNKKGPSRHSRFGTMIWVKRENGRTVTVSGQDALLDPAARERKMDGSKTFKAPRRARKDEADKELGPPVNLDERARQQLKDFVSDFLDSGFNPLFLHLQRSIDREAGHVLESHKAQFFYLVSWFLEAERVRQQANKDQKKPAQPAAEDDVNTFNLVAGVLQPEMIITLNRYLDRAYTDKNWPQLTTVMRCFTQILLTIQEMTDSGNEEDEEIADNLLSNLFYEEKTHDTIASVARTFKDQGFEYLDACTELTHTFLRILEAYSKQNVDMQVRSRRRTRKKKKAKQAEAVAAGGTNSDAEEDEDLVNPVSDDDDEADARKAEHTSQERKFNFAQFATRFLPQGVVDTFVKFTHFYQDLSPEQLKRAHRYFYRVAFKHEMGTMLFRLDIISLFYNMIKGPQPLDSSTVGKSVYKEWEELVKQILRKCTKKLEERPALFVELLFSKEKQTAFYLEYGYERQTSSVSTNPRPGAELEFKDKMLEKEAQIAIVVGVLLDRNQTEWLEWVKKTLAEAESERRGWEGEQEARQSGATTDGEVVVGLLPEAPYTVIHPSNDKCRTAMFKNPHLRLLMKLVGFERLAPTLDETPDSVWIVPGRMSAYDLKENLNMINKAEFEPPTFEAGELAEDQLRRKSAGTKAAPRKRATFDDGDDDDILDDGEEPLFAAGRLKSINPTGDRPKKLRRKRMTINSDGEEVEEVREIDDEEAVARVKARKLKQLEKLRKIKSEMYVRASDDESDEEADKEFFAREEERRQKTRAAYGGPAKEKEKEKPTGVEKSAWERLLDGDDSEEDDEDAVVERPKPKKAAKRGGKRKSDAADLGDDEDVDMDRDDDDEENTADDESERSSSAASPAPAKRAAKKRKPSKKPVDDDGDEEMQSATQTSEKGVGDEDKGGGEEDTDDDMPVAAPVRVRPRVRAGFIVDSSDEE; from the exons ATGGAGGACAACGAGATCCCCAACGACACTGTGCACCCCGAGGTGCGGGCGCACATCAACAGTCTTGTTTCTGCG CTGGGTGGTTACAGTGTagacagcgacgacgacaagtATAAACTCGGCGACGACGCCCTCGAAGTCCTGCGCGATCTGAAGAAATGGATTCGATTCTACGATGAGAAGACGAACCGCATGGACGTTGCGCGATGCCTCGCCGAAGCGAATATTGTCTGCACCGATCTCCTCCAGATTCTTGCTTTATGGCCGCCAAGCGACAATGATAGCAAATACAGGTCAAAGGTTGCGTTGGCGTGCTACGAGCTTATGGTACCGCTTACCTGGCCCATCGAGAAGGACCCCGAGACCATGACGGTCAACCACCACAGACATCTGCCAGTGTTGCAGTTGGCGCAGCTGAATTACAAGAGGGCGATTATCAACTTTGATGCGGCGCAGATTTTGAATACGGCGATCAGGGTAGCGCTGCCGAGTATGGCTTTGCCGATTGGTGACAGAACAGCGAGAGATCAGGGTATCATCAAGTTGATTCTATACTTCCTGCGGAATATCGCCATGATTAGCCCGCCTTCAGGGATCAACTACGAGGGGGACGAATCCCAGATTTCGAGGTCAGCGCTGATTGATGCCTTCTCGTTCCAAGATGTGTTCCTTGCCATCTTGACAATCGCATCGAACATGGGCGAGGACTTCCGGACGGAGGACGTCATTATCCTGGAGATATTATTCCACTTGCTCAAGAGGGTGGACTCGAGCAAGCTTTTTGTCAGCGAAAAGCAGCTGAACAAGATCAAGACGGACGAGCTGACGGCCGCCATGAACAAGGAGGCAGCTATGCTGAGGTCTTACAACAAGAAGGGGCCATCAAGGCATAGTAGGTTTGGCACCATGATTtgggtgaagagggaaaATGGGAGAACAGTCACAGTTTCTGGTCAAGACGCATTACTCGACCCTGCTGCGCGAGAACGGAAGATGGACGGCTCCAAAACCTTCAAGGCACCAAGACGAGCAAGGAAAGACGAAGCGGACAAGGAGCTAGGTCCACctgtcaacctcgacgaaCGCGCCCGTCAACAGCTCAAGGATTTTGTCTCTGACTTCCTCGACTCTGGCTTCAACCCCCtattcctccacctccagcgATCGATCGATCGAGAAGCGGGCCACGTTCTTGAAAGCCACAAGGCTCAGTTCTTCTACCTGGTATCATGGTTCTTGGAAGCTGAACGAGTACGCCAACAAGCCAACAAAGATCAAAAGAAGCCTGCCCAACCAGCAGCTGAAGATGATGTCAATACCTTCAACCTTGTCGCCGGTGTTCTGCAGCCCGAGATgatcatcaccctcaacaGATACCTCGATCGCGCCTACACGGACAAAAATTGGCCGCAGCTGACGACCGTCATGCGTTGTTTTACCCAGATACTGCTCACCATCCAGGAGATGACCGACAGCGGcaacgaagaagacgaagaaatcgccgacaacctcctcagcaacctcttCTACGAAGAAAAAACCCACGATACCATCGCCAGCGTCGCACGCACCTTCAAAGACCAAGGCTTCGAGTACCTCGACGCCTGCACCGAACTCACCCACACGTTCCTTCGCATCTTGGAAGCCTACTCCAAGCAAAACGTCGACATGCAAGTCCGCTCCCGGCGACGAAcccgcaagaagaagaaagccaAACAGGCCGAGGCTGTCGCCGCTGGGGGGACCAACTCGGACgcggaagaagacgaagaccTCGTCAACCCCGTCtcggatgacgacgacgaagccgATGCCCGCAAGGCGGAGCATACCTCCCAAGAGCGCAAATTCAACTTTGCCCAGTTCGCCACGAGATTTCTACCCCAGGGCGTGGTTGACACATTTGTCAAGTTCACCCACTTTTACCAGGACCTCTCTCCCGAACAACTCAAGCGTGCGCATCGATATTTTTATCGGGTGGCGTTTAAGCATGAGATGGGGACTATGCTCTTCAGGCTTGACATCATCTCCCTGTTTTACAACATGATCAAGGGCCCTCAGCCACTTGATTCTTCCACTGTCGGGAAGTCGGTCTACAAAGAGTGGGAAGAGCTGGTGAAGCAGATTTTGAGGAAATGCACCAAGAAGCTAGAAGAGCGACCGGCGTTGTTTGTCGAGTTGTTGTTCAGCAAAGAAAAGCAAACGGCGTTTTACCTTGAGTACGGCTACGAGAGGCAGACGAGCTCGGTGTCGACAAACCCCCGGCCGGGGGCAGAGTTGGAGTTTAAAGACAAgatgctggagaaggaggcgcaGATTGCGAttgtggtgggggtgttgCTGGATAGGAACCAGACGGAGTGGTTGGAGTGGGTGAAGAAGACTTTGGCGGAGGCGGAAAGTgaaagaagggggtgggagggggaacaGGAGGCGAGGCAGTCGGGGGCGACAACggatggtgaggtggtggtggggttgttgcctGAGGCGCCGTATACTG TGATACACCCATCCAATGACAAGTGCCGAACGGCAATGTTCAAGAACCCGCATTTGAGGCTGTTGATGAAGCTAGTTGGATTTGAGAGGTTAGCGCCGACGTTGGATGAGACTCCGGATTCGGTCTGGATCGTTCCCGGGAGGATGAGCGCGTATGATCTAAAGGAAAATCTGAACATGATCAATAAGGCGGAGTTTGAGCCCCCTACTTTTGAGGCTGGGGAGCTGGCGGAGGATCAACTCCGCAGAAAATCTGCTGGGACAAAAGCtgcgccgaggaagagggcgacgtttgatgatggggatgatgatgatattttggatgatggggaagagcCGCTTTTTGCTGCGGGCCGGTTGAAGTCGATCAACCCTACGGGCGATAGGCCGaagaagttgaggaggaagaggatgacgataAAtagtgatggggaggaggtggaggaggtgagggagattgatgatgaggaggcggtggcgagggtgaaggcgaggaagctgAAGCAGCTGGAGAAGTTGAGGAAGATCAAGAGTGAGATGTATGTGAGGGCGAGCGATGATGagtcggatgaggaggcggatAAGGAGTTTTttgcgagggaggaggagaggaggcagaAGACGAGGGCGGCATATGGGGGGCCGgccaaggaaaaggagaaggagaagccgaCGGGAGTGGAGAAGAGTGCTTGGGAGAGGTTGTTGGACGGGGATGAtagtgaggaggatgacgaggatgcggtggtggagaggccAAAACCGAAGAAGGCCGCCAAGAGGGGCGGCAAGAGAAAGTCGGATGCTGCTGATTTGGGAGACGATGAGGACGTTGATATGGAtagggatgatgatgacgaggagaatACGGCGGATGATGAAAGTGAGCGATCATCTTCAGCAGCCTCGCCGGCGCCGGCTAAGAGAGCTGCCAAAAAGAGGAAGCCGAGCAAGAAGCcggttgacgatgatggggatgaagaGATGCAATCTGCTACTCAGACAAGTGAAAaaggtgttggtgatgaagacaagggtggtggcgaggaagatACCGATGACGACATGCCGGTCGCTGCGCCAGTACGAGTGCGACCGAGGGTTAGAGCAGGGTTTATTGTGGATAGCAGCGATGAGGAGTGA